The Microcoleus sp. FACHB-672 sequence GGCGATAGTTGGTGAGTAAAAAGGTAAAATTAGATGATTGCTGAAATTAAAGACGATTCGCAATTTACTCTGATGCAGCCGGCACAATCAACAGCCGAGTTGGTTAATGGGGTTGGAGATAATCGACCCACTCAAATTCGTATTCGCATTCGAGTTTCTCAAAAATATTATCACGAGCCGGTGATTTCTCACTTGATTTCTGAGTACAGCTTGAATGTGAATGTTAATGCAGCACTACTCGCGGCAAATGCTCCAAATGATGGTTGGTTTGATTTAGAACTGCGGGGAACGAACAAGCAAATTCAACGCGCTCTCATCTACCTTAATCAATTGGATGTAAAAATCTGGAGTCAATCGACTGATCCAGAAGAAGAGAATTGGTGAGATGCTGTTGAAGCGGCAGTTTTCTAAAAGAATGAAGCGCTATTTTTATCAAGAAGATGCGGTTGAGGGTCACTGTTAAGAATCCTCAACCTTCATTATTATGAGCCGGCCTCCAGAAATTCTACGGCAATCTATATACAATCAACGTTTCATGCGCTGCCGGCAATTCAGCTACTCACCCTCAAGCGGCTACAGGGGACTAGCCGGCATCAATGATAGGCAATCAGTTTACATGAACTGTTTGATAAACAAAAATTATCAGCAGGATGTTGCTAAATGTAAAGAAAACTGAGTAATATGATATTCAAGCAGGCAAACACCTGCCCATCATAAGTACCTCGAAAAATCAATAGCAATCATAAATCAATGACCACAACCCTTCAACGCCGCGAAAGCGCCAACGTTTG is a genomic window containing:
- a CDS encoding NIL domain-containing protein; translation: MIAEIKDDSQFTLMQPAQSTAELVNGVGDNRPTQIRIRIRVSQKYYHEPVISHLISEYSLNVNVNAALLAANAPNDGWFDLELRGTNKQIQRALIYLNQLDVKIWSQSTDPEEENW